From one Pontibacillus sp. HMF3514 genomic stretch:
- the moaA gene encoding GTP 3',8-cyclase MoaA, which translates to MDTTGTAITDQFERPLKDLRISVIDQCNFRCTYCMPAEIFGEGYQFLSENERLSYDEIIRVAEAFASLGVEKIRITGGEPLLRKNLSELIERLYAIDGIQDIALTTNGVFLPKQAKALKAAGLDRINLSLDAINDEVFKSINSRGVKTAPVLKGVQAAEDAGLQVKVNMVVKKGMNDDQILPMARYFRATGHILRFIEFMDVGNTNGWNMDSVISKREIIDQIHEHMPLEPINPNYYGEVASRYRYQDGEGEVGVISSVTDHFCDTCTRARLSADGKLYHCLFASGGYDIRSLLRDGVSDHGLKLEIMKRWTRRDDRYSADRAEGKKPKDKKIEMSYIGG; encoded by the coding sequence ATGGATACCACAGGTACTGCTATAACAGATCAATTTGAACGTCCGTTAAAAGACTTGAGAATTTCGGTAATCGATCAATGTAATTTCCGTTGCACATACTGTATGCCTGCAGAGATTTTTGGAGAAGGCTACCAATTTCTAAGCGAAAACGAACGTTTATCCTATGATGAAATCATTCGTGTTGCTGAGGCATTTGCATCTTTAGGTGTCGAGAAGATACGGATCACAGGAGGAGAGCCACTATTAAGGAAAAATTTAAGTGAATTAATTGAGCGGTTGTATGCAATTGATGGTATTCAAGATATTGCCCTGACAACGAATGGTGTATTCCTCCCTAAACAGGCTAAAGCTCTAAAGGCAGCTGGACTAGACCGAATTAATTTAAGCTTAGATGCAATAAATGATGAGGTATTTAAGTCCATAAATAGTCGAGGAGTTAAAACTGCGCCTGTACTAAAAGGCGTTCAAGCTGCAGAAGATGCAGGATTACAAGTGAAAGTAAATATGGTTGTTAAAAAAGGAATGAATGATGACCAGATTTTACCTATGGCAAGATACTTCCGTGCAACAGGACATATATTGCGTTTTATAGAATTTATGGATGTGGGTAATACAAATGGGTGGAATATGGATTCTGTTATTTCAAAACGTGAAATCATTGATCAAATACATGAACATATGCCACTCGAACCGATTAATCCCAATTATTATGGAGAAGTAGCCTCTCGTTATCGATATCAAGATGGAGAGGGAGAAGTTGGGGTAATCTCTTCTGTAACGGATCACTTTTGTGATACGTGTACAAGAGCACGTCTTTCAGCAGATGGTAAGCTTTATCATTGTTTATTTGCTTCAGGTGGATATGATATTCGATCGCTTTTACGAGATGGGGTTTCTGATCACGGTTTGAAATTAGAAATCATGAAGCGTTGGACAAGGCGAGATGACCGTTATTCTGCAGATCGTGCTGAGGGAAAGAAACCAAAGGATAAGAAGATTGAGATGTCCTATATTGGTGGATAA
- a CDS encoding TrkH family potassium uptake protein: MWVRQRSLRWMNNLSPVQLIVLFYGTAAITACILLGLPVAHKEGVSLSLVDLIFTAVSAVSVTGLTVVPTAETFSVTGVFLLAAVLQFGGIGIMTLGTFIWIVLGKKIGLRERRLIMTDQNQTHFQGMVRLIKQILFMILAIELVGFFILGTYYLQYFPTWQEAYFQGFFASISATTNGGFDITGQSLIPFQDDYFVQFIHIVLIILGAIGFPVLIEVRDYLFSSVEERRFMRFSLFTKLTTVTFLVLVVVGTLVIGLLEINHYFSDKSWHEILFYSLFQSVTTRSGGLSTMDVSQFTEQTQFIMSALMFIGASPSSVGGGIRTTSFALVIIFLLTFARGKQRIHIFGREVHEEDLIKAVVVSIMAVITCFLSVVVLTILEPFSLIEIIFEVSSAFGTTGLSMGITPELTSISKFVLISLMFIGRIGILSFLFTFKKDKKSGRYHYPTERIIIG; the protein is encoded by the coding sequence ATGTGGGTAAGACAACGTAGTTTACGCTGGATGAATAACCTATCACCCGTTCAGCTTATCGTATTATTTTATGGTACAGCCGCTATAACGGCTTGTATTTTATTAGGTCTTCCTGTGGCTCATAAAGAGGGAGTATCTCTTTCACTTGTTGATCTAATCTTTACAGCTGTTAGTGCTGTTAGTGTAACAGGGCTTACAGTCGTACCAACAGCAGAGACATTTAGTGTTACTGGAGTATTTCTTTTAGCAGCAGTACTTCAGTTTGGTGGCATTGGTATCATGACACTTGGAACGTTTATTTGGATTGTTTTAGGGAAGAAAATTGGTCTACGTGAGCGTAGGTTAATTATGACAGACCAAAACCAAACACACTTCCAAGGCATGGTCCGCTTAATTAAGCAAATATTATTTATGATTCTTGCTATTGAGTTAGTTGGATTTTTTATATTAGGAACGTACTATTTACAGTATTTCCCTACATGGCAAGAAGCTTATTTTCAAGGTTTTTTTGCTTCTATTAGTGCCACAACGAATGGTGGTTTTGATATTACAGGTCAATCCTTAATTCCATTCCAAGATGATTATTTTGTGCAATTTATTCATATTGTTTTAATTATATTAGGAGCCATTGGGTTTCCTGTATTAATTGAAGTAAGAGATTATTTGTTTTCTTCAGTTGAGGAAAGAAGGTTTATGAGATTTTCATTATTTACCAAGCTAACCACGGTCACCTTTTTGGTTCTTGTAGTGGTAGGTACACTCGTAATTGGCTTGTTAGAAATTAATCATTATTTTTCTGATAAGTCATGGCATGAGATTCTATTTTATTCACTATTCCAATCAGTAACAACTCGTAGTGGTGGGTTGTCAACTATGGATGTGAGTCAGTTTACTGAGCAAACTCAATTTATTATGTCTGCACTCATGTTTATTGGTGCATCCCCAAGTAGTGTAGGTGGTGGTATTCGTACTACTTCATTTGCACTGGTGATTATTTTCTTACTAACATTTGCACGAGGTAAACAACGCATCCACATATTTGGGAGAGAAGTCCATGAAGAAGATTTAATAAAAGCAGTTGTGGTCTCCATAATGGCAGTTATTACATGTTTCTTAAGTGTAGTGGTTTTAACCATACTTGAACCATTTAGCTTAATAGAAATTATCTTTGAAGTTTCATCCGCATTCGGTACCACTGGTTTATCAATGGGAATTACCCCAGAACTAACTAGTATTAGTAAATTTGTTTTAATTTCGCTAATGTTTATAGGACGCATAGGAATCTTATCCTTCCTATTTACATTTAAAAAAGATAAAAAAAGCGGAAGATATCATTATCCTACCGAGCGTATTATTATTGGTTAA
- the corA gene encoding magnesium/cobalt transporter CorA, with translation MIRSLALTKDNQLHKDLPLERLLEDSIEWFWVDFAEPTPSETEKLDTVFNFHPLAIEDCIHTLQRPKLDYFDDYTFFVIHALNSKTLGKEEIDMFNGDGYLVTYHKHTSPEIEQVWNRLKRMNTPSKWGEYQILHQILDKVVDNYFPIVYAIEDHINDIEENTKQLSMERLLEQLFDTRADLLTLRQTVHPMRDLLYRMLSSHHLDGVQTRKEYFSDIHDHLLKVAELIESNREMTQDIRDSYMSLNSHETNRTMQILTVISTIFMPLTFIVGVYGMNFKYMPELDARYGYFIVLGFMITVAILMFVWFKRKGWFD, from the coding sequence ATGATACGATCACTTGCTTTAACAAAAGATAATCAACTACATAAAGATTTACCCTTGGAACGGCTGCTGGAAGATTCGATTGAATGGTTTTGGGTAGATTTTGCAGAACCAACACCTAGTGAAACCGAGAAGTTAGATACTGTGTTTAACTTTCACCCATTGGCGATTGAAGATTGTATTCACACGCTACAAAGGCCGAAACTCGATTATTTTGATGATTACACATTTTTTGTGATACATGCATTAAATTCTAAAACATTAGGAAAAGAAGAAATTGATATGTTCAATGGAGATGGTTATCTCGTTACATATCATAAACACACATCTCCTGAAATTGAACAAGTTTGGAATCGATTAAAACGTATGAATACGCCTTCTAAATGGGGAGAGTATCAAATTTTACATCAGATTTTAGATAAAGTCGTCGATAACTATTTCCCAATTGTTTATGCGATAGAAGATCACATAAATGATATCGAGGAAAATACTAAACAATTATCTATGGAGCGCTTATTGGAGCAATTATTTGATACACGTGCTGACCTGTTAACCTTACGTCAAACGGTTCACCCAATGCGTGATCTATTATATCGCATGTTAAGCTCTCATCATTTAGATGGGGTTCAAACTCGAAAAGAGTACTTTTCTGATATTCATGATCACCTTCTGAAAGTTGCGGAGTTAATTGAATCCAATAGAGAAATGACCCAGGATATAAGGGATAGTTATATGTCGTTAAATTCTCATGAAACGAATCGAACCATGCAGATTTTAACCGTTATCTCCACAATATTCATGCCATTAACATTTATTGTAGGTGTGTATGGAATGAACTTTAAGTACATGCCTGAACTTGATGCAAGGTACGGATACTTTATCGTTTTAGGTTTTATGATTACTGTAGCTATTCTCATGTTTGTTTGGTTTAAACGAAAAGGATGGTTTGATTAA
- a CDS encoding haloacid dehalogenase type II: MNAKAFVFDAYGTLFDVHTVMDKLNDIFPDKGEAISQQWRSRQVHYFFIRQLIEGYQPFDDITRWALVDALKINKVNYSFDQIEALMEAYSHLKPFDEVNHVLNDLNRNQKELVIFSNGTMDMLEPLLENNNMEGEIGLLSADQIQVYKPDPRAYQFASDQIGLEPEDVLFMSSNPWDITGAKSFGFQTVWINRGKSIWPEIGLEPDHEFEDLNGILKWK, from the coding sequence ATGAATGCAAAAGCTTTTGTGTTTGATGCTTATGGAACATTGTTTGATGTTCATACAGTCATGGATAAGCTCAATGATATATTTCCTGATAAAGGAGAAGCTATCAGTCAGCAATGGAGAAGTAGACAAGTTCATTACTTTTTTATCAGACAGCTAATAGAGGGTTACCAACCTTTTGATGATATAACGAGATGGGCTTTAGTCGATGCATTAAAAATCAATAAGGTTAATTATTCCTTTGATCAAATTGAAGCATTAATGGAAGCATATTCTCACTTAAAACCATTTGATGAAGTAAATCATGTGCTTAACGATTTGAATCGTAATCAAAAAGAACTTGTGATCTTTTCAAATGGTACGATGGATATGCTTGAGCCTTTATTGGAAAACAACAACATGGAAGGTGAAATAGGCTTATTAAGCGCTGATCAAATCCAAGTGTATAAACCAGACCCAAGAGCTTATCAATTTGCATCGGATCAAATTGGTTTAGAGCCTGAAGATGTTCTATTTATGTCCAGTAACCCATGGGATATAACGGGTGCGAAAAGCTTTGGATTTCAGACAGTCTGGATCAATCGTGGAAAGAGTATTTGGCCTGAAATTGGTTTAGAACCTGACCACGAGTTTGAAGATCTAAATGGAATTTTAAAATGGAAATAA
- a CDS encoding SDR family NAD(P)-dependent oxidoreductase, which translates to MKFIDDTVLITGASNGIGKSLAKAYADEGATVLMIDNDKGNGEKLENDIRENHKQAYFIYCDLRDPKEIENLFQHIDEHYKTPSILINNAGVSRFENIFDLTVGEWDNTIQTNLRGTFLCSQQIAKRWRDEGIHGRIVNMASTRALMSEQDSEAYAASKGGILALTHSLAMSLSEYQIRVNAISPGWIQTEAYEELRDIDHTQHPSKRVGHAADIARACFYLSDKENAFVTGENLVVDGGMTKKMIYEH; encoded by the coding sequence ATGAAATTTATAGATGACACTGTCTTAATCACCGGGGCTAGTAATGGAATCGGAAAGTCCCTAGCTAAAGCTTATGCAGATGAAGGTGCAACTGTTCTTATGATTGATAATGATAAAGGTAATGGTGAAAAACTCGAAAATGATATTCGGGAAAATCACAAACAAGCTTATTTTATATACTGCGACCTGCGGGACCCTAAAGAAATCGAAAACCTTTTTCAACATATAGATGAACATTATAAGACTCCCTCCATATTAATCAACAATGCAGGGGTAAGCCGTTTTGAAAACATCTTTGATTTAACTGTTGGTGAATGGGACAATACCATCCAAACCAATTTGAGAGGTACATTCTTATGTTCTCAACAAATAGCCAAACGTTGGAGGGATGAAGGGATTCATGGACGTATTGTGAATATGGCTTCCACAAGAGCACTCATGTCTGAACAAGATTCAGAGGCTTATGCAGCTTCAAAAGGTGGTATACTAGCTTTAACCCATTCTCTCGCAATGTCATTGAGTGAATATCAAATAAGAGTGAATGCCATTAGTCCAGGTTGGATCCAAACAGAAGCTTATGAAGAACTGAGAGATATCGACCACACCCAACACCCATCCAAACGAGTAGGGCATGCAGCAGATATCGCAAGAGCTTGTTTTTACTTAAGTGATAAGGAAAATGCTTTTGTAACCGGGGAAAATTTAGTTGTAGATGGTGGTATGACTAAGAAGATGATTTATGAACACTAG
- a CDS encoding MFS transporter, with protein sequence MSDGQEIDKEIEIPNSRGLLFALCAVLMFSVMNGTMFNIAVPDIAKTYDLLPSEVSWVMTGYIMVYAVGALMYGKLADFYPYKTLITIGLTIFSVGSIVGFFSVNYGMVLVARIIQAMGGSMIPALVFLAPIRYFPKERGKVLGIVSSVMAFASGIGPIAGGFIAGTLTWRYLFLTSALIIITLPLLRKNLPEESTNKGYVDYLGAAVIGGFIASLLLGITLGNVWVLCVSAMFFILFILRTRSIEKPFIPPHLFKNIKYRTTIITSFFTITCLFGMMFLLPIMLRDVYGLSTMSIGFVLFPGAMSAALVGQKGGTLVDLKGAKFVLYGAMLLLGTGFLAVSSVSGLAVWLLSGMVIISYMSFPLVQASSAELLSSLLSKNETGVGMGVFNLMNFVSGAISATIIGKVLDLFDPSFSINPIAMGGASSIYSNIFLAFSMIILIGYLQFRFFFHKEG encoded by the coding sequence ATGTCAGACGGGCAAGAGATAGATAAAGAGATTGAGATTCCTAATTCTAGAGGATTGCTTTTTGCATTATGTGCAGTTTTAATGTTTTCAGTTATGAATGGAACGATGTTTAATATTGCAGTACCTGATATTGCTAAAACCTATGACTTACTTCCATCAGAAGTAAGTTGGGTGATGACCGGATATATTATGGTGTATGCAGTAGGAGCATTAATGTATGGAAAGTTAGCAGACTTTTACCCATATAAAACGTTAATAACGATTGGACTAACGATTTTTTCAGTAGGTTCAATCGTAGGTTTCTTTTCTGTAAATTATGGAATGGTCCTTGTCGCTAGAATCATTCAAGCAATGGGTGGTTCTATGATTCCTGCGCTTGTATTTTTAGCACCGATTCGTTATTTTCCAAAAGAAAGAGGAAAAGTGCTAGGAATTGTATCTTCTGTAATGGCATTTGCATCAGGAATTGGTCCTATTGCAGGTGGATTTATAGCAGGCACCTTAACATGGAGGTATCTATTTTTAACATCTGCATTAATCATTATTACACTTCCCCTACTTCGTAAAAACTTACCTGAGGAGAGTACCAATAAAGGGTACGTAGATTATTTGGGGGCGGCTGTGATTGGTGGATTTATAGCCTCTTTACTTTTAGGTATTACATTAGGGAATGTTTGGGTTCTTTGTGTATCAGCCATGTTCTTTATTTTGTTCATACTAAGAACACGTTCGATTGAGAAGCCTTTTATCCCACCGCATTTATTTAAAAATATCAAATATCGAACAACAATCATTACGAGCTTTTTTACAATAACTTGTTTATTCGGAATGATGTTTCTGTTACCGATCATGTTACGGGATGTGTACGGTCTTTCCACGATGAGCATTGGTTTTGTGTTGTTTCCAGGTGCAATGAGTGCTGCGCTTGTTGGACAGAAGGGTGGAACTCTTGTTGACTTAAAAGGGGCAAAATTTGTTTTGTATGGTGCAATGTTATTACTAGGAACAGGTTTTCTTGCAGTTTCATCTGTTTCTGGTTTGGCCGTATGGTTGTTAAGTGGTATGGTTATCATTTCATATATGAGTTTTCCTCTTGTGCAAGCATCCTCAGCTGAACTGCTTTCTAGTCTACTTTCAAAAAATGAAACCGGGGTAGGCATGGGAGTATTTAATCTGATGAATTTTGTCTCAGGGGCTATTAGCGCTACCATTATTGGAAAAGTATTAGATTTATTTGATCCCAGCTTTTCGATCAACCCCATAGCGATGGGGGGAGCTTCTTCTATTTACAGTAACATCTTTTTAGCTTTTAGCATGATTATCTTGATAGGCTATCTTCAATTCCGGTTCTTTTTCCATAAAGAAGGATAA
- a CDS encoding HD domain-containing protein, with amino-acid sequence MRNVNLVDIFKHHITRKYLRRSGVHHAVTAAQYAFEIAVDKGVHVDHAAKAALLHDIGHYEWYNNEGEWDYDEYRQNDIHAIKGAERAHKLLIRLGEDRVAAKEISVAILLHTDSYLPFSLEGKQTPLQEVITQADNKDEQPKGLHHYKQMEVSEAIQELHKLDQQIDAILTKETVPKEFIG; translated from the coding sequence ATGAGGAATGTTAACTTAGTCGATATTTTCAAACATCACATTACAAGAAAATACCTTCGTCGTTCAGGTGTTCATCATGCGGTGACAGCTGCTCAATATGCCTTTGAAATCGCAGTGGATAAAGGTGTTCATGTGGATCATGCAGCGAAGGCAGCGTTGCTTCATGATATTGGCCATTATGAATGGTATAACAATGAAGGGGAATGGGACTATGATGAATATCGTCAAAATGATATTCATGCCATAAAAGGTGCTGAGCGTGCTCATAAACTTCTCATTAGATTAGGAGAAGATCGTGTAGCAGCCAAGGAAATATCCGTTGCAATCCTATTACACACTGATTCGTACTTGCCATTTTCCTTAGAAGGGAAGCAAACACCTCTTCAAGAAGTGATTACACAAGCAGATAATAAAGATGAGCAACCAAAAGGATTGCATCATTATAAACAAATGGAAGTTAGTGAAGCCATTCAAGAGTTACACAAACTTGATCAGCAAATCGATGCTATTTTAACCAAAGAAACTGTTCCAAAAGAATTTATTGGATAA
- a CDS encoding DedA family protein, producing the protein MLEFIINFIKEIGIYGLLLSLALEASSLPFPGTIVVLTYGYIMDASAFKLLWVALLAGAVYTAASYIPYFIGYKLEGKMKKWIKPEKLDKSERWFNRCGEWTIAISRPLGLGNYISYFSGISKVKPIRFGAITYLGMTPWIYVMLILGGMGNLESMKNLFSSVQQYIFIGIGIIVIAYFALKQFKKSKDQSCDTGIKKTKKKISQQQLNYNQKEEA; encoded by the coding sequence ATGCTCGAATTTATAATAAATTTCATTAAAGAGATAGGTATTTATGGTTTATTACTTAGTCTTGCTCTCGAAGCTTCCTCACTCCCATTCCCGGGTACGATTGTCGTTTTAACGTACGGTTATATTATGGATGCCTCAGCATTCAAATTGCTGTGGGTGGCCTTATTAGCTGGAGCTGTTTATACAGCAGCTAGCTATATACCATATTTTATTGGCTATAAGCTCGAAGGAAAAATGAAGAAATGGATTAAACCAGAAAAACTAGACAAGTCTGAACGTTGGTTTAACCGATGCGGAGAATGGACGATAGCTATTTCAAGACCATTAGGACTAGGAAATTATATTTCTTACTTTTCTGGTATCAGTAAAGTTAAGCCTATACGATTTGGAGCGATTACGTATCTTGGTATGACCCCATGGATTTATGTGATGCTCATATTAGGTGGAATGGGGAATCTTGAATCTATGAAAAACCTATTTTCTAGTGTTCAACAATATATTTTTATCGGTATTGGAATTATCGTTATAGCTTACTTTGCTCTTAAACAATTTAAGAAATCTAAAGACCAATCTTGTGATACAGGTATTAAAAAGACGAAAAAGAAAATATCTCAGCAACAGTTGAATTATAACCAAAAAGAAGAAGCCTAA
- the glp gene encoding gephyrin-like molybdotransferase Glp: MVEKRNPIPVQEAVELVMQFADEGIKEKVRLEDSDGRMLGEDIVATHAVPPFNKSPYDGFAFRAEDTAYGSQENPITFKVTEHIAAGKVATKPLQKGEAVRIMTGAKLPEEANCVAMFEICQTYEDQGQEYMSIKRSMNPGDNVNVKGSETEKGSKLVYKGTTINPGVKALLATFGYAHVTVAKRPKVGLFTTGTELLQVEDDLVPGKIRNSNASMVASQIVRAGGDVQFFGTLQDDFATSFEAISQALEEVDLLITTGGVSVGDYDLMPDIYKELGASVLFNKVAMRPGSVTTVASKEDKLLFGLSGNPSACYVGFELFTRPILRSLMGSKQPYPPKIKAYLGADFPKANPFTRFVRSNLHYQDGNVYIQPSGLDKSSVVTSLASANAFMMLPGGTRGYQKGDLIDALLIEVNEGQADTWTF; the protein is encoded by the coding sequence ATGGTTGAAAAACGAAATCCAATTCCAGTTCAAGAAGCTGTGGAACTGGTGATGCAGTTTGCTGATGAAGGTATTAAAGAAAAAGTGAGACTTGAAGATAGTGACGGTCGGATGTTAGGTGAGGACATTGTTGCTACGCATGCTGTACCACCATTTAATAAATCTCCGTATGATGGATTTGCGTTCCGTGCAGAGGATACAGCATATGGGAGCCAGGAGAATCCAATCACATTTAAAGTTACAGAACATATAGCTGCTGGGAAAGTAGCTACTAAGCCTCTTCAAAAAGGAGAAGCCGTTCGAATTATGACTGGTGCCAAGCTGCCAGAAGAGGCGAATTGTGTAGCCATGTTCGAGATTTGCCAAACATATGAAGACCAAGGTCAGGAATATATGTCGATCAAAAGAAGTATGAATCCAGGAGATAATGTAAACGTTAAAGGGTCTGAAACTGAAAAAGGATCAAAGCTTGTATATAAAGGCACAACAATCAACCCAGGTGTAAAAGCACTACTAGCTACATTCGGTTATGCTCATGTCACAGTAGCTAAGCGTCCAAAGGTAGGTTTATTTACAACAGGAACAGAATTATTACAAGTGGAAGATGATCTAGTTCCTGGCAAAATTCGTAATTCGAATGCTTCTATGGTTGCTTCGCAAATCGTACGTGCTGGAGGAGATGTTCAATTCTTTGGGACGCTACAAGATGATTTTGCAACGTCATTCGAAGCGATATCTCAAGCCCTAGAGGAAGTAGATCTACTGATCACAACAGGCGGTGTATCTGTTGGAGATTATGATTTAATGCCAGACATCTACAAAGAATTAGGGGCAAGCGTATTGTTTAATAAGGTAGCAATGAGGCCTGGCAGCGTAACAACTGTAGCATCAAAAGAAGATAAATTATTGTTTGGGCTCTCAGGTAATCCTTCAGCTTGTTATGTAGGGTTTGAATTATTTACGCGTCCAATACTTCGCTCGTTGATGGGTTCTAAACAACCTTATCCACCTAAGATCAAAGCTTATCTTGGAGCTGATTTTCCAAAGGCTAATCCATTTACTAGGTTCGTTCGCTCAAACCTCCATTACCAGGATGGAAATGTTTACATACAACCATCTGGCCTTGATAAGTCCTCTGTTGTTACGTCATTAGCAAGTGCGAATGCATTTATGATGCTTCCAGGTGGCACAAGAGGTTATCAAAAAGGTGATTTAATTGATGCTCTTCTTATTGAAGTTAATGAGGGACAGGCCGACACTTGGACATTCTAG
- a CDS encoding YwpF family protein has translation MKTFKLIKLNVIHELEEGFEKKTIPLIDGLIINREDEHNQWLIEAYVGAQQLDYFKGLQEEGEEFVLEAKISKSSNQPAYFLVKLLTLNEIGEGFNVLFMGTIVDYKKEQVEQMLQNLIEEGYQGDELLEMFKQHVEDAETKV, from the coding sequence ATGAAAACATTTAAATTGATTAAACTAAATGTCATTCATGAATTAGAAGAAGGTTTTGAAAAGAAAACAATTCCTCTTATTGATGGTTTAATTATCAATAGAGAAGATGAGCATAATCAGTGGCTAATTGAAGCATATGTAGGTGCTCAACAATTGGACTATTTTAAAGGTCTTCAAGAAGAGGGAGAAGAGTTTGTGCTTGAAGCTAAAATTTCCAAATCCTCTAATCAACCTGCTTATTTTTTAGTGAAACTTCTAACCTTAAATGAGATTGGTGAAGGTTTTAATGTCCTCTTTATGGGAACAATTGTAGATTATAAAAAAGAACAAGTGGAACAAATGCTACAAAACTTAATAGAGGAAGGTTATCAAGGTGACGAGCTTTTAGAAATGTTTAAGCAACATGTGGAAGATGCTGAAACCAAAGTTTAA
- a CDS encoding arylamine N-acetyltransferase, whose protein sequence is MDIQSYISRIGLSQPPEPTLKGLEQLMKAHLYSVPFENIDVVTGRYIDLNTDQFYEKIVQRKRGGFCYELNGLFNLLLSQLGYKVDLIAATVKQKNGTWTYPNSHATNVVYLERPYLVDVGFGDSFIKPIPINGKTHRDASGLYRIKKAENGLDLQRYEGYWRTQYRFTLSPFTYEEFYEAAHYTQTSTESLFTNGLIVTKRLMDGRVTITDKDITVTRNRSRTRRLLHHHDEILNMIENYTHIPKHELHNISSSTHMSKEG, encoded by the coding sequence ATGGACATTCAATCTTATATTTCCAGGATTGGTCTTTCACAACCTCCTGAGCCTACGTTAAAAGGGTTGGAACAATTAATGAAAGCCCATCTTTATTCTGTTCCATTCGAAAATATTGATGTCGTTACAGGTCGTTATATTGACCTGAACACAGATCAATTTTACGAAAAAATTGTTCAGCGTAAACGTGGTGGCTTTTGTTATGAGTTAAATGGGCTATTTAATTTGTTGCTTAGCCAATTAGGTTATAAAGTTGACCTTATAGCAGCAACCGTTAAACAAAAGAATGGTACATGGACTTATCCGAATAGCCATGCCACAAATGTAGTATATTTGGAACGACCTTATTTAGTTGACGTGGGTTTTGGTGACTCCTTTATAAAACCAATACCTATTAACGGAAAGACACATCGGGATGCAAGTGGGCTTTATCGAATAAAAAAGGCTGAAAATGGACTTGATCTACAGCGATATGAAGGGTATTGGAGAACGCAGTATAGATTTACACTTTCTCCGTTTACATATGAAGAATTTTATGAAGCTGCCCATTATACGCAAACATCTACAGAATCTTTGTTTACTAACGGCTTAATCGTTACAAAAAGGTTAATGGATGGTCGGGTTACCATTACTGATAAAGATATTACAGTTACACGAAACCGTTCTAGAACAAGACGTTTATTACATCATCACGATGAAATATTGAATATGATCGAAAACTATACACATATACCAAAACATGAATTACACAATATTAGCAGCTCCACTCACATGTCTAAAGAAGGATAA